Below is a window of Cytophaga hutchinsonii ATCC 33406 DNA.
ATGTACTGCAATTAAGCGATTACGCGGAAAATTCCATTGCACAACGGTTACAAACCATACCAGGCGTAAGTAGTGTGCAAATATACGGGCAAAAAAAATATGCCATGCGTTTATGGATTGATCCGATGAAACTTTCTTCCTACGGCCTTACCGTAGCTGAAGTAAAGACGGCTTTAAACAAAGAAAACGTTCAGCTTCCGTCCGGAAAAATCACCGGTGCAAATACAGAACTAAGTGTGAACACGCTTGGAAACCTTGCTACAGAAGAGCAGTTTCAGAATCTGATCATCCGTACACAAGGTAATAAAATCATACGTTTCAGCGATATCGGGAAAGTGCAGCTTGGGCCGGAAAACCTGGAAACACAAATGACCGAATCAGGCACACCTATGGTTGGCCTTGCTATTACTCCTCAACCCGGAACTAATTACATTGAAATTGCAAACAGCTTTTATGAACAGCTTGCAAAAATAAAACAGGAATTACCTTCCGATCTTGAACTGAACGTTGCGGTAGATAATACATTATTCATTAAACAATCCGTTACAGAAGTTGCCGAAACAATTTTAATCTCGCTGGTCTTAGTAATCATTATCATTTACTTATTCTTCAGAGATTGGGGCGTTGCCTTCAGACCGCTTATTGATATTCCTGTGTCGCTTATTGCAACATTCTTCATCATGTACCTGTGCGGCTTTTCTGTGAATGTATTAACCCTGCTTGCTATTGTACTGGCAACAGGTTTAGTGGTAGATGATGGTATTGTTGTTACGGAAAACATTTACAAAAAAGTTGAAGAAGGAATGTCCCCTATAGAGGCCGCAATTAAAGGATCGAATGAAATATTAATTCCTGTTATCTCCATTTCGATTACATTAGCTGCCGTGTTTCTTCCGGTGATATTTTTACAGGGCTTTGTGGGGCAGCTTTTCCGTGAATTTGGTATTGTAATCGCTTCTGCAGTATTGATCTCTGCATTTGTATCCTTAACCTTAACCCCTATGCTAAATGCATACCTGATGAAAGGCGGCGTACATAAAAAATCAAGATTCTATGAATGGACAGAACCATTTTTTGTAAAAATGAATGCCATGTATGCAGATGCACTTGGTGTATTCATGAAACGTAAATGGATCAGCTACCCGATCATCTTTGGATGCATCGGTTTGATTGTTTTGTTTTATTCCTTGTTGAAAAAAGAAACAGCGCCTTACGATGACCGCAGTTACCTGCGTGTACAGATCAACACACCCGAAGGTGCCAGCTATGATTACACGAACCGGTTTATGCAGGAAATGACAAAACTGGTGAACGATTCCATTCCTGAAAAATATATAAACCTTGTCATTACCTCTCCGGGCTTTGGCTCTTCTTCCGTTAACAGCGGCCGTATGATCATGTCTCTGATTCAACCCAATGAGCGGCATCGTTCTCAAAAACAAATTGCAAATAAGCTTACGCAACTGACAAAAAAATATTCAGAGGCACGCGCGATGGTTACAGAACAGCCGACTATTGCGGTAAATAAAAAAGGCGGCCTGCCGGTTCAGTATAACATTAAAGCATTGAATTTTGATAAACTGAAAGAAAAAGTACCGGAATTTATGAATGCTGCGGCAAACGACCCTACATTCTCTACTACAGATGTGAACTTAAAATTCAACAAACCGGAATTGAATGTAACCATTGACCGCGATAAAGCACAAAGCCTTGGTGTATCCGTACTTGACGTGGCACAAACGTTACAGCTTTCTTTAAGCGGGCAGCGCTTCTCTTATTTCTACATGAATGGAAAACAATATCAGGTAATTGCTCAGTTTGATAAAACAGACCGCGATGCACCCATTGATTTAACATCTATTTTTGTAAAAAATAATTCCGGGCAATTGATTCAGCTGGACAATGTGATCACAATCAACGAACGCAGCAGCCCGCCACAGCTATACCACACCGACCGGTATTTATCTGCGACCGTATCGGCGGGTCTTGCACCGGGAAAAAGTATCGGAGATGGTATTGAAGCGATGGACCGCATCGCTGAAGAAGTACTTGATGAAAGTTTCTCTACATCACTTACAGGTGAATCACGCGACTTTGTTGAAAGCAGCTCAAACACGCTGTTTGCATTCAGCTTAGCCATCTTATTGATCTATTTAATTCTTTCCGCACAATTTGAAAGTTTTCTTGATCCGTTCATCATCATCCTTACCGTACCCATGGCGGTTGGGGGCGCCTTGTTCTCGCTTTGGCTGTTTGGCCAGACCTGGAATATTTTCAGCCAGATCGGCACCATCATGCTTATCGGTCTGGTTACCAAAAATGGCATACTCATTGTTGAATTTGCAAATCAGTTAAAAGAGCAAGGCAAATCAAAAGCGGAAGCCATACTTGAAGCCTCTGAAGCACGTTTACGGCCAATTTTAATGACCAGCCTTGCCATTGCATTAGGCGCGTTACCTATTGCACTAGCCTTAGGAGCTGCAGCCAAAAGCCGCATAGGAATGGGTGTTGTAATTGTAGGGGGAACATTGTTTGCCTTAGTATTAACCTTATTTGTTATCCCTGCATTCTACGCCATGTGGTCAAAAGAACACAAACATAACACCGCTTTAGAAGAAGCGCACAAAGCTGAAAAAAGCATCTAATACATTTCACCATGAAAAAATATCTTGTATTTACATGTAGCCTTTTATTTTTGGCACTGCTTAATCAGGCAGCAGCGCAGAATATTCTTACACTTGATGAAGCGATTCGTATTACGTTAGAAAACAATTATAACATCAAGCTCATTGCCAATAATCTTGAAATCAGCAGAAACAATGTCAATCCCGGGGTAGCCGGAGCATTGCCTTATGTAGGGGGTACACTTACAAATACCAACAGTGTACTCGACAGCAGACAGGTGCAGGCCAACGGAACAGTAACGGAAAGAGCCGGTGCCAGAAACACCGGTTTGAATTATGGTATAGGATTAAACTGGACCATTTTCGATGGCTTCGGAATGTTTGCCCGATACGATCAGTTAAAAGAGCTTGAACGTTTAGGCGAAGAAAATCTGCAGGTAGCAGTTATGGAAAATGTAGCCGAGGTAACAAAAACATATTACTATTTAGTTCAGCAGCAGCAGCAGCTGAATGCATATGATACGGCTGTTTTTATTTCACAGCAACGGGTACAATTTGCACAGAACAGATATCAGGTCGGTAAAGCATCAAAACTCGAAGTACTCAATGCAGAAGTAGATATGAATACCGACACCACCAATCTGGTTCGTCAAAATGAATTGTATAACAATACACAGACTTCATTAAATCAATTAATGGCCAGGGATCCCGGCATACGCTTTACAGTAGTGAATGAAATTCCGGTAGATAAAAGTTTATTGATTGGCACACTTACCGAACAGGCATCTAAACACAACCCGGCGTTGCAGGCAGCCATCATAAATAAACGTGTAGCGCAATTAGATCTGAGAATTATAAAATCCTACCGATACCCCATTCTGAATGTAAATACCGGTTACAATTTTACCAATTCAACATCTGCGCTCGGCTTCGCAACCCAGACTTCCG
It encodes the following:
- a CDS encoding efflux RND transporter permease subunit — protein: MSISSLSIKRPVFTIVINLLLIVFGIIGYTFLGIREYPSIDPATISVRTNYSGANADIIESQITEPLEKAINAIDGIKSINSTSNQGSSNITIEFNLDKNLEEAANDVRDKVSQATRSLPLDIDAPPVVSKADADSEPIVILTVRSNSRDVLQLSDYAENSIAQRLQTIPGVSSVQIYGQKKYAMRLWIDPMKLSSYGLTVAEVKTALNKENVQLPSGKITGANTELSVNTLGNLATEEQFQNLIIRTQGNKIIRFSDIGKVQLGPENLETQMTESGTPMVGLAITPQPGTNYIEIANSFYEQLAKIKQELPSDLELNVAVDNTLFIKQSVTEVAETILISLVLVIIIIYLFFRDWGVAFRPLIDIPVSLIATFFIMYLCGFSVNVLTLLAIVLATGLVVDDGIVVTENIYKKVEEGMSPIEAAIKGSNEILIPVISISITLAAVFLPVIFLQGFVGQLFREFGIVIASAVLISAFVSLTLTPMLNAYLMKGGVHKKSRFYEWTEPFFVKMNAMYADALGVFMKRKWISYPIIFGCIGLIVLFYSLLKKETAPYDDRSYLRVQINTPEGASYDYTNRFMQEMTKLVNDSIPEKYINLVITSPGFGSSSVNSGRMIMSLIQPNERHRSQKQIANKLTQLTKKYSEARAMVTEQPTIAVNKKGGLPVQYNIKALNFDKLKEKVPEFMNAAANDPTFSTTDVNLKFNKPELNVTIDRDKAQSLGVSVLDVAQTLQLSLSGQRFSYFYMNGKQYQVIAQFDKTDRDAPIDLTSIFVKNNSGQLIQLDNVITINERSSPPQLYHTDRYLSATVSAGLAPGKSIGDGIEAMDRIAEEVLDESFSTSLTGESRDFVESSSNTLFAFSLAILLIYLILSAQFESFLDPFIIILTVPMAVGGALFSLWLFGQTWNIFSQIGTIMLIGLVTKNGILIVEFANQLKEQGKSKAEAILEASEARLRPILMTSLAIALGALPIALALGAAAKSRIGMGVVIVGGTLFALVLTLFVIPAFYAMWSKEHKHNTALEEAHKAEKSI
- a CDS encoding TolC family protein, with the protein product MKKYLVFTCSLLFLALLNQAAAQNILTLDEAIRITLENNYNIKLIANNLEISRNNVNPGVAGALPYVGGTLTNTNSVLDSRQVQANGTVTERAGARNTGLNYGIGLNWTIFDGFGMFARYDQLKELERLGEENLQVAVMENVAEVTKTYYYLVQQQQQLNAYDTAVFISQQRVQFAQNRYQVGKASKLEVLNAEVDMNTDTTNLVRQNELYNNTQTSLNQLMARDPGIRFTVVNEIPVDKSLLIGTLTEQASKHNPALQAAIINKRVAQLDLRIIKSYRYPILNVNTGYNFTNSTSALGFATQTSGKGLTYGLTATVPIFNGFTQNIAEHNYKILINSADLRYEQLNQTIISNLTSAYQTYKTSLVLVTLEERNQRIAKENLDITIEKFRLGSITTVEFRAAQLNYINATVRYSTAQYNAKVAEVSLNQISGTMEY